A genome region from Pseudorca crassidens isolate mPseCra1 chromosome 20, mPseCra1.hap1, whole genome shotgun sequence includes the following:
- the RIPOR1 gene encoding rho family-interacting cell polarization regulator 1 isoform X1, with amino-acid sequence MNSKKRGSPARTHSMMSLSVRPQRRLLSARVNRSQSFAGVLGSQERGPRSFPAFSPPGPPRKPPALSRVSKMFSVAHPAPKVPQPERLDLVYTTLKRGLTAYLEVHQQEQEKLQRQIRESKRNSRLGFLYDLDKQVKSIERFLRRLEFHASKIDELYEAYCVQRRLRDGAYNMVRAYSTGSPGSREARDSLAEATRGHREYTESMCLLESELEAQLGEFHLRMKGLAGFARLCVGDQYEICMKYGRQRWKLRGRIEGSGKQVWDSEETVFLPLLTEFLSIKVTELKGLANHVVVGSVSCETKDLFAALPQVVAVDINDLGTIKLSLEVTWSPFDKDDQPSAASTVNKASTVTKRFSTYSQSPPDTPSLREQAFYNMLRRQEELENGTAWSLSSESSDDSSSPQLSGTARHSSAPRPLVQQPEPLPIQVAFRRAETSTSGTVDEEGAMAPALANGHAPYSRTLSHISEASVDAALAEASVEAAGLESLVQGPSPPAHPGPTHGEHPSPVPSALDPGHSAISPALSTTGPAHTSTDPAPSAHLDSVNKAINSSSPELPDPTHTTTSATSSVVSPTHSAPSLTHTTTVSTHKTVVSTITITGPTPSTTGSVQTTTSPTHKPMLSTVTPVAPVPNTTDPVQTTTSLSHTVTNLTHTVTSPTNKHVISTLSTAGPTPSTTHPAQTTTSPTHTTTSPTHTTASPTHTTISPTHTAISPTHTITSPAHTIISPANTTASSTHTTTSSTHTTATPTHTARISTHTATPNAKDPVQITGSPTHSVTSPTLITVSPSTFLDLATLSNPSANTDPPLPGIDPLSCSYPASTSCTQADPIALSTSHPSPTCSSWEPLTSPSPKLPEAIRQSPSPPPSPLAPVPQHSDPRVARAAQAPVPGAAGGAGDRKLEEALGALMAALDDYRGQFPELQGLEQEVTRLESLLMQRQGLTRSRASSLSITVEHALESFSFLNEDEDNDSPGDRPPNSPEPGAEDSLDSPSARPLSTECPALDTALVQHLYHCSCLLLKLGTFGPLRCQEAWALERLLREARVLEAVCELSRRWEIPATSAQEVVQFSASRPGFLIFWDQCTEGLSPFICPVERVLLTFCNQYGARLSLRQPGLAEAVCVKFLEDALGQKLPRRPQSGPGEQLTVFQFWSYFEALDSSSMEAYVTETAEEVLLVRNLNSDDQAVVLKALRLAPEGRLRRDGLRALSSLLVHGNNKVMAAVSTQLRSLSLGPAFRERALLCFLDQLEDEDVQTRVAGCLALGCIKAPEGIEPLVYLCQTDTEAVREAARQSLQQCGEEGQSAHRRLEESLDALPRIFGPGSMASTAF; translated from the exons GGCTTCCTGTATGACTTAGACAAG CAAGTCAAGTCCATTGAACGCTTCCTACGACGGCTGGAGTTCCACGCCAGCAAG ATCGACGAGCTGTACGAGGCATACTGTGTCCAGCGGCGTCTCCGGGATGGCGCCTACAACATGGTCCGTGCCTACAGCACCGGCTCCCCAGGGAGCCGTGAGGCCCGGGACAGCCTGGCCGAGGCTACTCGGGGGCATCGGGAGTACACAGAG AGCATGTGCCTGCTGGAGAGTGAGCTGGAAGCACAGCTGGGCGAGTTCCATCTCCGGATGAAAG GGCTGGCCGGCTTCGCCAGGCTATGTGTGGGCGATCAGTATGAG ATCTGCATGAAATATGGGCGTCAGCGCTGGAAACTACGGGGCCGCATAGAGGGTAGTGGAAAGCAGGTGTGGGACAGTGAGGAAACCGTCTTTCTTCCTCTGCTCACGGAGTTCCTGTCCATCAAG GTGACAGAACTGAAGGGCCTGGCCAACCATGTGGTTGTAGGCAGCGTCTCCTGTGAGACCAAGGATCTGTTCGCTGCCCTGCCCCAGGTTGTAGCTGTGGACATTAATGACCTCGGCACCATCAAGCTCAGCCTGGAAGTCACGTGGAG TCCTTTCGACAAGGATGACCAGCCCTCAGCCGCTTCTACTGTCAACAAGGCCTCCACAGTCACCAAGCGCTTCTCCACCTATAGCCAGAGCCCACCAGACACGCCCTCACTTCGGGAACAGGCCTTCTAT aATATGCTGAGGCGGCAGGAGGAGCTGGAGAATGGGACAGCGTGGTCCCTGTCCTCCGAATCTTCCGATGACTCCTCTAGCCCACAGCTCTCAGGCACTGCACGCCACTCCTCAGCCCCCAGGCCCCTGGTGCAGCAGCCTGAGCCTCTGCCCATCCAGGTTGCCTTCCGTAGGGCTGAGACCTCCACTTCTGGAACCGTGGATGAGGAGGGGGCCATGGCCCCAGCCCTGGCCAATGGGCATGCCCCCTACAGCCGGACTCTGAGCCATATCAGTGAGGCCAGTGTGGATGCTGCCCTGGCTGAGGCTTCAGTGGAGGCTGCAGGCCTAGAAAGTCTAGTCCAGGGACCCAGCCCACCTGCACATCCAGGTCCCACACATGGGGAGCACCCTAGTCCTGTCCCTTCTGCCCTGGACCCTGGCCATTCTGCCATAAGCCCCGCTCTCAGTACAACAGGCCCTGCCCACACATCTACAGACCCTGCCCCCTCCGCACACCTAGACTCAGTTAACAAGGCCATAAATTCTAGCTCTCCTGAATTGCCAGACCCCACCCACACCACTACAAGCGCCACCTCTAGTGTTGTAAGCCCTACCCATAGTGCTCCAAGCCTTACTCACACTACCACAGTTTCTACCCACAAGACTGTGGTCTCTACCATCACTATTACAGGCCCTACCCCCAGTACCACAGGGTCAGTCCAGACCACCACAAGTCCCACCCACAAGCCGATGCTTTCTACCGTCACTCCTGTAGCTCCTGTCCCCAATACTACAGACCCAGTCCAGACCACCACAAGCCTCAGCCACACTGTCACAAACCTGACACACACTGTCACAAGCCCCACCAACAAACACGTGATCTCTACCCTCTCTACTGCAGGCCCTACCCCCAGTACCACACACCCAGCCCAGACTACCACAAGCCCCACCCACACTACTACTAGCCCCACCCATACTACTGCAAGCCCTACCCATACCACCATAAGCCCCACCCACACTGCTATAAGCCCTACCCATACCATAACAAGCCCCGCCCATACCATAATAAGCCCTGCCAACACTACTGCAAGCTCTACCCACACCACCACAAGCAGTACCCACACTACTGCAACCCCTACCCACACAGCCAGGATTTCAACTCACACCGCTACACCCAATGCTAAGGACCCAGTCCAGATCACCGGGAGTCCTACCCATTCTGTCACAAGTCCCACGCTTATAACTGTAAGCCCTTCCACTTTTCTAGACCTTGCCACGCTCTCCAACCCCTCTGCAAACACAGACCCTCCCCTCCCAGGCATCGACCCCCTGTCCTGTAGCTACCCAGCCTCCACTTCCTGCACTCAGGCAGACCCCATAGCCCTCAGCACCTCCCACCCAAGTCCTACTTGCTCCAGTTGGGAACCCCTCACAAGCCCTTCCCCAAAACTCCCAGAAGCCATCCGTCAGAGCCCAagtccccctccctcacccctagCCCCTGTGCCCCAGCATTCAGACCCTAGAGTGGCCAGGGCTGCCCAGGCCCCAGTTCCAGGGGCAGCTGGAGGTGCTGGGGACAGGAAACTGGAAGAGGCACTGGGGGCCCTAATGGCTGCCCTGGATGACTATCGTGGCCAGTTTCCTGAGCTGCAGGGCCTGGAGCAGGAGGTGACCCGGCTGGAGAGTCTGCTTATG CAGAGACAAGGCCTGACTCGCAGCCGGGCCTCCAGTCTTAGCATCACTGTGGAGCATGCCCTGGAGAGCTTCAGCTTCCTCAATGAAGATGAAGACAATGACAGTCCTGGGGACAG GCCCCCAAACAGCCCGGAGCCTGGGGCTGAGGACAGCCTCGACTCACCTAGTGCCCGACCCCTCAGCACAGAGTGTCCAGCTCTGGACACTGCCTTGGTCCAGCATCTGTACCACTGCAGCTGCCTCCTGCTG aaactgggcacaTTTGGGCCCCTGCGCTGCCAAGAGGCATGGGCCCTGGAGCGACTACTACGGGAGGCCCGAGTGCTCGAAGCAGTATGTGAGCTTAGCAGGCGATGGGAAATCCCTGCCACCTCTGCCCAGGAAG TGGTGCAGTTCTCGGCCTCCCGGCCCGGCTTCCTGATCTTCTGGGACCAATGTACAGAGGGACTCAGCCCCTTCATCTGCCCCGTGGAGCGGGTGCTCCTCACCTTCTGCAATCAGTACGGCGCCCGTCTCTCCCTGCGCCAGCCAGGCTTAGCTGAGGCTG TGTGTGTCAAGTTCCTGGAGGATGCCCTGGGGCAGAAGCTGCCCCGGAGGCCCCAGTCAGGCCCTGGAGAGCAGCTCACCGTCTTCCAGTTCTGGAGTTACTTCGAAGCCTTGGACAGCTCCTCCATGGAGGCCTATGTGACCGAGACTGCCGAGGAGG TGTTACTGGTGCGGAATCTGAACTCAGATGACCAGGCTGTGGTGCTGAAAGCCCTGAGGTTGGCACCTGAGGGGCGGCTTCGAAGGGATGGGCTCCGGGCCCTCAGCTCCCTGCTTGTCCATGGCAACAACAAGGTCATGGCTGCTGTCAGCACTCAGCTCCGGAGCCTGTCACTGGGCCCTGCCTTCCGGGAAAGG GCTCTACTCTGCTTCCTGGACCAGCTCGAGGATGAGGATGTGCAGACGAGAGTGGCTGGCTGCTTGGCCCTGGGCTGCATCAAG GCTCCTGAAGGCATTGAGCCCCTGGTGTACCTGTGCCAAACGGACACAGAAGCCGTGAGGGAAGCAGCTCGGCAGAGCCTGCAGCAATGCG GAGAAGAGGGACAGTCTGCCCATCGACGGCTGGAGGAGTCACTGGATGCCCTGCCCCGCATCTTCGGGCCCGGCAGCATGGCCAGCACGGCATTTTAA
- the RIPOR1 gene encoding rho family-interacting cell polarization regulator 1 isoform X2, producing the protein MNSKKRGSPARTHSMMSLSVRPQRRLLSARVNRSQSFAGVLGSQERGPRSFPAFSPPGPPRKPPALSRVSKMFSVAHPAPKVPQPERLDLVYTTLKRGLTAYLEVHQQEQEKLQRQIRESKRNSRLGFLYDLDKQVKSIERFLRRLEFHASKIDELYEAYCVQRRLRDGAYNMVRAYSTGSPGSREARDSLAEATRGHREYTESMCLLESELEAQLGEFHLRMKGLAGFARLCVGDQYEICMKYGRQRWKLRGRIEGSGKQVWDSEETVFLPLLTEFLSIKVTELKGLANHVVVGSVSCETKDLFAALPQVVAVDINDLGTIKLSLEVTWSPFDKDDQPSAASTVNKASTVTKRFSTYSQSPPDTPSLREQAFYNMLRRQEELENGTAWSLSSESSDDSSSPQLSGTARHSSAPRPLVQQPEPLPIQVAFRRAETSTSGTVDEEGAMAPALANGHAPYSRTLSHISEASVDAALAEASVEAAGLESLVQGPSPPAHPGPTHGEHPSPVPSALDPGHSAISPALSTTGPAHTSTDPAPSAHLDSVNKAINSSSPELPDPTHTTTSATSSVVSPTHSAPSLTHTTTVSTHKTVVSTITITGPTPSTTGSVQTTTSPTHKPMLSTVTPVAPVPNTTDPVQTTTSLSHTVTNLTHTVTSPTNKHVISTLSTAGPTPSTTHPAQTTTSPTHTTTSPTHTTASPTHTTISPTHTAISPTHTITSPAHTIISPANTTASSTHTTTSSTHTTATPTHTARISTHTATPNAKDPVQITGSPTHSVTSPTLITVSPSTFLDLATLSNPSANTDPPLPGIDPLSCSYPASTSCTQADPIALSTSHPSPTCSSWEPLTSPSPKLPEAIRQSPSPPPSPLAPVPQHSDPRVARAAQAPVPGAAGGAGDRKLEEALGALMAALDDYRGQFPELQGLEQEVTRLESLLMRQGLTRSRASSLSITVEHALESFSFLNEDEDNDSPGDRPPNSPEPGAEDSLDSPSARPLSTECPALDTALVQHLYHCSCLLLKLGTFGPLRCQEAWALERLLREARVLEAVCELSRRWEIPATSAQEVVQFSASRPGFLIFWDQCTEGLSPFICPVERVLLTFCNQYGARLSLRQPGLAEAVCVKFLEDALGQKLPRRPQSGPGEQLTVFQFWSYFEALDSSSMEAYVTETAEEVLLVRNLNSDDQAVVLKALRLAPEGRLRRDGLRALSSLLVHGNNKVMAAVSTQLRSLSLGPAFRERALLCFLDQLEDEDVQTRVAGCLALGCIKAPEGIEPLVYLCQTDTEAVREAARQSLQQCGEEGQSAHRRLEESLDALPRIFGPGSMASTAF; encoded by the exons GGCTTCCTGTATGACTTAGACAAG CAAGTCAAGTCCATTGAACGCTTCCTACGACGGCTGGAGTTCCACGCCAGCAAG ATCGACGAGCTGTACGAGGCATACTGTGTCCAGCGGCGTCTCCGGGATGGCGCCTACAACATGGTCCGTGCCTACAGCACCGGCTCCCCAGGGAGCCGTGAGGCCCGGGACAGCCTGGCCGAGGCTACTCGGGGGCATCGGGAGTACACAGAG AGCATGTGCCTGCTGGAGAGTGAGCTGGAAGCACAGCTGGGCGAGTTCCATCTCCGGATGAAAG GGCTGGCCGGCTTCGCCAGGCTATGTGTGGGCGATCAGTATGAG ATCTGCATGAAATATGGGCGTCAGCGCTGGAAACTACGGGGCCGCATAGAGGGTAGTGGAAAGCAGGTGTGGGACAGTGAGGAAACCGTCTTTCTTCCTCTGCTCACGGAGTTCCTGTCCATCAAG GTGACAGAACTGAAGGGCCTGGCCAACCATGTGGTTGTAGGCAGCGTCTCCTGTGAGACCAAGGATCTGTTCGCTGCCCTGCCCCAGGTTGTAGCTGTGGACATTAATGACCTCGGCACCATCAAGCTCAGCCTGGAAGTCACGTGGAG TCCTTTCGACAAGGATGACCAGCCCTCAGCCGCTTCTACTGTCAACAAGGCCTCCACAGTCACCAAGCGCTTCTCCACCTATAGCCAGAGCCCACCAGACACGCCCTCACTTCGGGAACAGGCCTTCTAT aATATGCTGAGGCGGCAGGAGGAGCTGGAGAATGGGACAGCGTGGTCCCTGTCCTCCGAATCTTCCGATGACTCCTCTAGCCCACAGCTCTCAGGCACTGCACGCCACTCCTCAGCCCCCAGGCCCCTGGTGCAGCAGCCTGAGCCTCTGCCCATCCAGGTTGCCTTCCGTAGGGCTGAGACCTCCACTTCTGGAACCGTGGATGAGGAGGGGGCCATGGCCCCAGCCCTGGCCAATGGGCATGCCCCCTACAGCCGGACTCTGAGCCATATCAGTGAGGCCAGTGTGGATGCTGCCCTGGCTGAGGCTTCAGTGGAGGCTGCAGGCCTAGAAAGTCTAGTCCAGGGACCCAGCCCACCTGCACATCCAGGTCCCACACATGGGGAGCACCCTAGTCCTGTCCCTTCTGCCCTGGACCCTGGCCATTCTGCCATAAGCCCCGCTCTCAGTACAACAGGCCCTGCCCACACATCTACAGACCCTGCCCCCTCCGCACACCTAGACTCAGTTAACAAGGCCATAAATTCTAGCTCTCCTGAATTGCCAGACCCCACCCACACCACTACAAGCGCCACCTCTAGTGTTGTAAGCCCTACCCATAGTGCTCCAAGCCTTACTCACACTACCACAGTTTCTACCCACAAGACTGTGGTCTCTACCATCACTATTACAGGCCCTACCCCCAGTACCACAGGGTCAGTCCAGACCACCACAAGTCCCACCCACAAGCCGATGCTTTCTACCGTCACTCCTGTAGCTCCTGTCCCCAATACTACAGACCCAGTCCAGACCACCACAAGCCTCAGCCACACTGTCACAAACCTGACACACACTGTCACAAGCCCCACCAACAAACACGTGATCTCTACCCTCTCTACTGCAGGCCCTACCCCCAGTACCACACACCCAGCCCAGACTACCACAAGCCCCACCCACACTACTACTAGCCCCACCCATACTACTGCAAGCCCTACCCATACCACCATAAGCCCCACCCACACTGCTATAAGCCCTACCCATACCATAACAAGCCCCGCCCATACCATAATAAGCCCTGCCAACACTACTGCAAGCTCTACCCACACCACCACAAGCAGTACCCACACTACTGCAACCCCTACCCACACAGCCAGGATTTCAACTCACACCGCTACACCCAATGCTAAGGACCCAGTCCAGATCACCGGGAGTCCTACCCATTCTGTCACAAGTCCCACGCTTATAACTGTAAGCCCTTCCACTTTTCTAGACCTTGCCACGCTCTCCAACCCCTCTGCAAACACAGACCCTCCCCTCCCAGGCATCGACCCCCTGTCCTGTAGCTACCCAGCCTCCACTTCCTGCACTCAGGCAGACCCCATAGCCCTCAGCACCTCCCACCCAAGTCCTACTTGCTCCAGTTGGGAACCCCTCACAAGCCCTTCCCCAAAACTCCCAGAAGCCATCCGTCAGAGCCCAagtccccctccctcacccctagCCCCTGTGCCCCAGCATTCAGACCCTAGAGTGGCCAGGGCTGCCCAGGCCCCAGTTCCAGGGGCAGCTGGAGGTGCTGGGGACAGGAAACTGGAAGAGGCACTGGGGGCCCTAATGGCTGCCCTGGATGACTATCGTGGCCAGTTTCCTGAGCTGCAGGGCCTGGAGCAGGAGGTGACCCGGCTGGAGAGTCTGCTTATG AGACAAGGCCTGACTCGCAGCCGGGCCTCCAGTCTTAGCATCACTGTGGAGCATGCCCTGGAGAGCTTCAGCTTCCTCAATGAAGATGAAGACAATGACAGTCCTGGGGACAG GCCCCCAAACAGCCCGGAGCCTGGGGCTGAGGACAGCCTCGACTCACCTAGTGCCCGACCCCTCAGCACAGAGTGTCCAGCTCTGGACACTGCCTTGGTCCAGCATCTGTACCACTGCAGCTGCCTCCTGCTG aaactgggcacaTTTGGGCCCCTGCGCTGCCAAGAGGCATGGGCCCTGGAGCGACTACTACGGGAGGCCCGAGTGCTCGAAGCAGTATGTGAGCTTAGCAGGCGATGGGAAATCCCTGCCACCTCTGCCCAGGAAG TGGTGCAGTTCTCGGCCTCCCGGCCCGGCTTCCTGATCTTCTGGGACCAATGTACAGAGGGACTCAGCCCCTTCATCTGCCCCGTGGAGCGGGTGCTCCTCACCTTCTGCAATCAGTACGGCGCCCGTCTCTCCCTGCGCCAGCCAGGCTTAGCTGAGGCTG TGTGTGTCAAGTTCCTGGAGGATGCCCTGGGGCAGAAGCTGCCCCGGAGGCCCCAGTCAGGCCCTGGAGAGCAGCTCACCGTCTTCCAGTTCTGGAGTTACTTCGAAGCCTTGGACAGCTCCTCCATGGAGGCCTATGTGACCGAGACTGCCGAGGAGG TGTTACTGGTGCGGAATCTGAACTCAGATGACCAGGCTGTGGTGCTGAAAGCCCTGAGGTTGGCACCTGAGGGGCGGCTTCGAAGGGATGGGCTCCGGGCCCTCAGCTCCCTGCTTGTCCATGGCAACAACAAGGTCATGGCTGCTGTCAGCACTCAGCTCCGGAGCCTGTCACTGGGCCCTGCCTTCCGGGAAAGG GCTCTACTCTGCTTCCTGGACCAGCTCGAGGATGAGGATGTGCAGACGAGAGTGGCTGGCTGCTTGGCCCTGGGCTGCATCAAG GCTCCTGAAGGCATTGAGCCCCTGGTGTACCTGTGCCAAACGGACACAGAAGCCGTGAGGGAAGCAGCTCGGCAGAGCCTGCAGCAATGCG GAGAAGAGGGACAGTCTGCCCATCGACGGCTGGAGGAGTCACTGGATGCCCTGCCCCGCATCTTCGGGCCCGGCAGCATGGCCAGCACGGCATTTTAA
- the RIPOR1 gene encoding rho family-interacting cell polarization regulator 1 isoform X3, which yields MMSLSVRPQRRLLSARVNRSQSFAGVLGSQERGPRSFPAFSPPGPPRKPPALSRVSKMFSVAHPAPKVPQPERLDLVYTTLKRGLTAYLEVHQQEQEKLQRQIRESKRNSRLGFLYDLDKQVKSIERFLRRLEFHASKIDELYEAYCVQRRLRDGAYNMVRAYSTGSPGSREARDSLAEATRGHREYTESMCLLESELEAQLGEFHLRMKGLAGFARLCVGDQYEICMKYGRQRWKLRGRIEGSGKQVWDSEETVFLPLLTEFLSIKVTELKGLANHVVVGSVSCETKDLFAALPQVVAVDINDLGTIKLSLEVTWSPFDKDDQPSAASTVNKASTVTKRFSTYSQSPPDTPSLREQAFYNMLRRQEELENGTAWSLSSESSDDSSSPQLSGTARHSSAPRPLVQQPEPLPIQVAFRRAETSTSGTVDEEGAMAPALANGHAPYSRTLSHISEASVDAALAEASVEAAGLESLVQGPSPPAHPGPTHGEHPSPVPSALDPGHSAISPALSTTGPAHTSTDPAPSAHLDSVNKAINSSSPELPDPTHTTTSATSSVVSPTHSAPSLTHTTTVSTHKTVVSTITITGPTPSTTGSVQTTTSPTHKPMLSTVTPVAPVPNTTDPVQTTTSLSHTVTNLTHTVTSPTNKHVISTLSTAGPTPSTTHPAQTTTSPTHTTTSPTHTTASPTHTTISPTHTAISPTHTITSPAHTIISPANTTASSTHTTTSSTHTTATPTHTARISTHTATPNAKDPVQITGSPTHSVTSPTLITVSPSTFLDLATLSNPSANTDPPLPGIDPLSCSYPASTSCTQADPIALSTSHPSPTCSSWEPLTSPSPKLPEAIRQSPSPPPSPLAPVPQHSDPRVARAAQAPVPGAAGGAGDRKLEEALGALMAALDDYRGQFPELQGLEQEVTRLESLLMQRQGLTRSRASSLSITVEHALESFSFLNEDEDNDSPGDRPPNSPEPGAEDSLDSPSARPLSTECPALDTALVQHLYHCSCLLLKLGTFGPLRCQEAWALERLLREARVLEAVCELSRRWEIPATSAQEVVQFSASRPGFLIFWDQCTEGLSPFICPVERVLLTFCNQYGARLSLRQPGLAEAVCVKFLEDALGQKLPRRPQSGPGEQLTVFQFWSYFEALDSSSMEAYVTETAEEVLLVRNLNSDDQAVVLKALRLAPEGRLRRDGLRALSSLLVHGNNKVMAAVSTQLRSLSLGPAFRERALLCFLDQLEDEDVQTRVAGCLALGCIKAPEGIEPLVYLCQTDTEAVREAARQSLQQCGEEGQSAHRRLEESLDALPRIFGPGSMASTAF from the exons GGCTTCCTGTATGACTTAGACAAG CAAGTCAAGTCCATTGAACGCTTCCTACGACGGCTGGAGTTCCACGCCAGCAAG ATCGACGAGCTGTACGAGGCATACTGTGTCCAGCGGCGTCTCCGGGATGGCGCCTACAACATGGTCCGTGCCTACAGCACCGGCTCCCCAGGGAGCCGTGAGGCCCGGGACAGCCTGGCCGAGGCTACTCGGGGGCATCGGGAGTACACAGAG AGCATGTGCCTGCTGGAGAGTGAGCTGGAAGCACAGCTGGGCGAGTTCCATCTCCGGATGAAAG GGCTGGCCGGCTTCGCCAGGCTATGTGTGGGCGATCAGTATGAG ATCTGCATGAAATATGGGCGTCAGCGCTGGAAACTACGGGGCCGCATAGAGGGTAGTGGAAAGCAGGTGTGGGACAGTGAGGAAACCGTCTTTCTTCCTCTGCTCACGGAGTTCCTGTCCATCAAG GTGACAGAACTGAAGGGCCTGGCCAACCATGTGGTTGTAGGCAGCGTCTCCTGTGAGACCAAGGATCTGTTCGCTGCCCTGCCCCAGGTTGTAGCTGTGGACATTAATGACCTCGGCACCATCAAGCTCAGCCTGGAAGTCACGTGGAG TCCTTTCGACAAGGATGACCAGCCCTCAGCCGCTTCTACTGTCAACAAGGCCTCCACAGTCACCAAGCGCTTCTCCACCTATAGCCAGAGCCCACCAGACACGCCCTCACTTCGGGAACAGGCCTTCTAT aATATGCTGAGGCGGCAGGAGGAGCTGGAGAATGGGACAGCGTGGTCCCTGTCCTCCGAATCTTCCGATGACTCCTCTAGCCCACAGCTCTCAGGCACTGCACGCCACTCCTCAGCCCCCAGGCCCCTGGTGCAGCAGCCTGAGCCTCTGCCCATCCAGGTTGCCTTCCGTAGGGCTGAGACCTCCACTTCTGGAACCGTGGATGAGGAGGGGGCCATGGCCCCAGCCCTGGCCAATGGGCATGCCCCCTACAGCCGGACTCTGAGCCATATCAGTGAGGCCAGTGTGGATGCTGCCCTGGCTGAGGCTTCAGTGGAGGCTGCAGGCCTAGAAAGTCTAGTCCAGGGACCCAGCCCACCTGCACATCCAGGTCCCACACATGGGGAGCACCCTAGTCCTGTCCCTTCTGCCCTGGACCCTGGCCATTCTGCCATAAGCCCCGCTCTCAGTACAACAGGCCCTGCCCACACATCTACAGACCCTGCCCCCTCCGCACACCTAGACTCAGTTAACAAGGCCATAAATTCTAGCTCTCCTGAATTGCCAGACCCCACCCACACCACTACAAGCGCCACCTCTAGTGTTGTAAGCCCTACCCATAGTGCTCCAAGCCTTACTCACACTACCACAGTTTCTACCCACAAGACTGTGGTCTCTACCATCACTATTACAGGCCCTACCCCCAGTACCACAGGGTCAGTCCAGACCACCACAAGTCCCACCCACAAGCCGATGCTTTCTACCGTCACTCCTGTAGCTCCTGTCCCCAATACTACAGACCCAGTCCAGACCACCACAAGCCTCAGCCACACTGTCACAAACCTGACACACACTGTCACAAGCCCCACCAACAAACACGTGATCTCTACCCTCTCTACTGCAGGCCCTACCCCCAGTACCACACACCCAGCCCAGACTACCACAAGCCCCACCCACACTACTACTAGCCCCACCCATACTACTGCAAGCCCTACCCATACCACCATAAGCCCCACCCACACTGCTATAAGCCCTACCCATACCATAACAAGCCCCGCCCATACCATAATAAGCCCTGCCAACACTACTGCAAGCTCTACCCACACCACCACAAGCAGTACCCACACTACTGCAACCCCTACCCACACAGCCAGGATTTCAACTCACACCGCTACACCCAATGCTAAGGACCCAGTCCAGATCACCGGGAGTCCTACCCATTCTGTCACAAGTCCCACGCTTATAACTGTAAGCCCTTCCACTTTTCTAGACCTTGCCACGCTCTCCAACCCCTCTGCAAACACAGACCCTCCCCTCCCAGGCATCGACCCCCTGTCCTGTAGCTACCCAGCCTCCACTTCCTGCACTCAGGCAGACCCCATAGCCCTCAGCACCTCCCACCCAAGTCCTACTTGCTCCAGTTGGGAACCCCTCACAAGCCCTTCCCCAAAACTCCCAGAAGCCATCCGTCAGAGCCCAagtccccctccctcacccctagCCCCTGTGCCCCAGCATTCAGACCCTAGAGTGGCCAGGGCTGCCCAGGCCCCAGTTCCAGGGGCAGCTGGAGGTGCTGGGGACAGGAAACTGGAAGAGGCACTGGGGGCCCTAATGGCTGCCCTGGATGACTATCGTGGCCAGTTTCCTGAGCTGCAGGGCCTGGAGCAGGAGGTGACCCGGCTGGAGAGTCTGCTTATG CAGAGACAAGGCCTGACTCGCAGCCGGGCCTCCAGTCTTAGCATCACTGTGGAGCATGCCCTGGAGAGCTTCAGCTTCCTCAATGAAGATGAAGACAATGACAGTCCTGGGGACAG GCCCCCAAACAGCCCGGAGCCTGGGGCTGAGGACAGCCTCGACTCACCTAGTGCCCGACCCCTCAGCACAGAGTGTCCAGCTCTGGACACTGCCTTGGTCCAGCATCTGTACCACTGCAGCTGCCTCCTGCTG aaactgggcacaTTTGGGCCCCTGCGCTGCCAAGAGGCATGGGCCCTGGAGCGACTACTACGGGAGGCCCGAGTGCTCGAAGCAGTATGTGAGCTTAGCAGGCGATGGGAAATCCCTGCCACCTCTGCCCAGGAAG TGGTGCAGTTCTCGGCCTCCCGGCCCGGCTTCCTGATCTTCTGGGACCAATGTACAGAGGGACTCAGCCCCTTCATCTGCCCCGTGGAGCGGGTGCTCCTCACCTTCTGCAATCAGTACGGCGCCCGTCTCTCCCTGCGCCAGCCAGGCTTAGCTGAGGCTG TGTGTGTCAAGTTCCTGGAGGATGCCCTGGGGCAGAAGCTGCCCCGGAGGCCCCAGTCAGGCCCTGGAGAGCAGCTCACCGTCTTCCAGTTCTGGAGTTACTTCGAAGCCTTGGACAGCTCCTCCATGGAGGCCTATGTGACCGAGACTGCCGAGGAGG TGTTACTGGTGCGGAATCTGAACTCAGATGACCAGGCTGTGGTGCTGAAAGCCCTGAGGTTGGCACCTGAGGGGCGGCTTCGAAGGGATGGGCTCCGGGCCCTCAGCTCCCTGCTTGTCCATGGCAACAACAAGGTCATGGCTGCTGTCAGCACTCAGCTCCGGAGCCTGTCACTGGGCCCTGCCTTCCGGGAAAGG GCTCTACTCTGCTTCCTGGACCAGCTCGAGGATGAGGATGTGCAGACGAGAGTGGCTGGCTGCTTGGCCCTGGGCTGCATCAAG GCTCCTGAAGGCATTGAGCCCCTGGTGTACCTGTGCCAAACGGACACAGAAGCCGTGAGGGAAGCAGCTCGGCAGAGCCTGCAGCAATGCG GAGAAGAGGGACAGTCTGCCCATCGACGGCTGGAGGAGTCACTGGATGCCCTGCCCCGCATCTTCGGGCCCGGCAGCATGGCCAGCACGGCATTTTAA